Proteins co-encoded in one Colletes latitarsis isolate SP2378_abdomen chromosome 13, iyColLati1, whole genome shotgun sequence genomic window:
- the LOC143349382 gene encoding uncharacterized protein LOC143349382, with product MDLTNNGASGGAVACPVCTLYLREGISLQRHLDTHPKEQVIEALIKASSNSSPLQQPQASPSAPPASPSVQTQQSTPPVTQNTHLSTQSPYPIGPIFECPPIGTMMPPQFASFSYQQFVNNGTMMIPQYAMAPQANQMMQMLYNPYGMYQQQQIPTVQMISPVTAIPNTARVRPVGTMAGETNGRTAIAVPVNNSEPKQILPEILPESEQESEQVLPDINLPVSPSPLDEGNTMQQNESETSTIQIEHEEQESRNPASEDQHSIQTEYNSIPRTLAIACNVNDSMEDKVESVLPDIDNDESLHAVTADVQCKSIHYESSGVQEYVHRYEDKDDNNKVVMPEESLMITKNETVETTIEKVPCKEKLNENGGTPPQMPVGGAAKESAQPEVEQLERLLITIMESEFSNESRKESNVDDNQEKNVCTKQSPSTERAESVIHETVISNSSEQDNCKSPIEIKLSESSDTDVDSNENKSPRLLYHYKNSLSAPPSPAVLRKPHRTYSVHSEYGSNENLNSYSIGFDSNSMQDEEDDEDEKHEMEENEDEKNETEDNFDEADMEIEEIPSPHTPFNKYGKSADSVRSHTPLSVCSGISVLRVRKDLSKPCSPASVHSFCHMDAVMSHDEESNTAMDASSEKDPIDCSLIERDIKTDQSELSVCENVENKMEGNSAYQSVITEHVSSFPTIHSQQSTSVHESYTSTPNKNHNLVNLSESIDVASSSDSKSFHSSKSIIQKQSVELLSLNEDAHAGPMNVFEFDGLQILVPSTFISDSSQKAVSATSQQSMASSEGGVGIDEEVKSINMRADETMPPRGELSEQESNGCTEQSAWQLYTGQESSRMSTSYDLMARESWEESEGSDNEIGGPLLDSRSLATHFTSSLFLDRDRKTPTKRTFKCYHCPEIFDCPKERRVHSTTTHKEAGPSSSRDPVDEPEVKDIKLLDGRMNAFDDIFIPGIHMQQVYHQQPLLHQLQPPQSSDLTAKVEPDQKIETLVIPSNIEVICTLCNQQFSSEKAMQLHHRRAHITETAKRIRESTKCQICQEEFPSVLLFNGHLKIHPLECSQCGKYFYRKQNFKLHMKRHLGIKPFPCTVCDKAFLTKQKLDEHTNGHTGNAPVKCNLCNETFRRYSNLTQHKNRHHLNIKKKLKDYICHCGEVFHTKKKLAWHKETHDEKPKACTYCNERFIHMASLTRHMRRAHNRRFVPDAQRESENVECPICKCIYLRSSLAVHMRVHNGERPYECQVCSKAFSTKWNLQLHKWTHAARSTKPFKCNQCSAAFYRHSDYTAHMNSHRNVRPYTCNYCGAQFIRKYNCLRHVKEHEENKAYTCNVCNKTFHRSYYLKEHLRVHSGARPYTCHICGKSSGTKSNHNKHVRIHHAREPVNTEN from the exons ATGGATCTTACAAATAACGGAGCATCAGGGGGTGCAGTGGCTTGTCCGGTGTGTACCCTCTATTTACGGGAGGGAATTAGCTTGCAAAGACATTTGGACACTCATCCGAAGGAGCAAGTCATCGAGGcgcttatcaaagctagtagtaATTCTTCGCCATTGCAACAGCCACAGGCGTCACCATCCGCGCCTCCTGCGTCTCCGTCTGTACAGACGCAGCAGAGTACACCTCCAGTCACGCAGAATACTCATCTTTCGACTCAGTCTCCGTATCCTATAGGACCCATTTTCGAGTGTCCGCCGATCGGTACTATGATGCCGCCTCAGTTCGCTTCGTTTAGTTATCAACAATTTGTAAATAATGGCACTATGATGATACCGCAATACGCAATGGCTCCGCAAGCTAATCAAATGATGCAGATGCTATATAATCCGTACGGTATGTACCAGCAGCAACAGATACCGACTGTTCaaatgatatcgccggttacagcTATACCTAACACAGCTAGAGTCAGGCCGGTAGGGACTATGGCTGGCGAGACGAATGGTAGAACTGCCATTGCTGTACCTGTAAATAATTCCGAGCCAAAACAAATCTTACCTGAAATTTTACCCGAATCGGAACAAGAATCTGAACAAGTGTTACCGGATATCAATCTTCCAGTTTCCCCCTCGCCGTTGGACGAAGGCAATACTATGCAGCAAAATGAAAGCGAAACTAGTACAATTCAAATAGAACACGAAGAACAAGAATCCCGTAACCCAGCTAGCGAAGATCAGCATAGTATACAAACTGAATACAATAGCATTCCAAGAACATTGGCAATTGCTTGTAACGTTAACGATAGTATGGAAGATAAAGTAGAGAGCGTACTGCCAGACATCGACAATGATGAATCGTTGCATGCTGTTACTGCGGATGTGCAGTGTAAATCAATTCATTACGAATCGTCGGGTGTGCAAGAATATGTGCATAGATACGAAGATAAAGATGATAATAATAAAGTTGTAATGCCTGAAGAATCGCTTATGATAACAAAGAATGAAACCGTAGAAACAACTATTGAAAAAGTTCCTTGCAAAGAGAAATTAAATGAGAATGGAGGCACTCCGCCTCAAATGCCTGTAGGAGGTGCAGCAAAAGAATCGGCTCAACCTGAAGTAGAACAATTAGAACGTCTTTTAATCACTATTATGGAATCTGAATTTAGTAATGAATCGCGTAAAGAATCCAATGTTGATGATAATCAGGAAAAGAATGTATGCACAAAACAAAGTCCTTCCACGGAAAGAGCAGAGAGCGTGATTCACGAAACGGTAATCAGTAATTCCAGTGAACAAGACAATTGTAAATCCCCTATAGAAATAAAATTGAGCGAAAGTTCAGACACTGATGTAGATAGCAATGAAAATAAGAGTCCTCGTCTTTTGTACCATTATAAGAACAGTTTATCTGCACCTCCATCGCCTGCTGTTCTTAGAAAACCCCATAGAACCTATTCTGTTCATTCGGAGTATGGTTCAAATGAAAATCTCAATTCTTATTCGATTGGTTTTGATTCAAATTCGATGCAGGACGAAGAAGACGACGAAGATGAGAAACATGAGATGGAAGAGAATGAAGATGAGAAAAATGAGACGGAAGACAATTTTGACGAAGCAGATATGGAAATAGAAGAAATACCTAGCCCCCACACACCTTTTAATAAATATGGGAAAAGTGCAGACTCTGTTAGATCGCATACTCCATTATCTGTATGTAGCGGTATTTCTGTATTAAGAGTTAGAAAGGATCTCAGTAAACCGTGCTCGCCTGCTTCTGTACATTCGTTTTGTCACATGGATGCTGTCATGAGTCACGACGAAGAAAGTAACACAGCAATGGATGCATCGTCGGAGAAAGACCCTATTGATTGTTCTTTGATCGAACGAGATATAAAAACAGATCAATCGGAACTTTCAGTGTGTGAAAATGTTGAGAACAAAATGGAAGGGAATTCAGCATATCAATCCGTAATCACTGAGCATGTAAGCTCGTTTCCTACAATTCACTCGCAACAATCAACGTCGGTACACGAATCATATACTAGTACAccaaataaaaatcataatctCGTAAATCTGTCAGAATCTATCGATGTTGCAAGTAGTTCTGACTCAAAGAGTTTCCATTCTTCTAAATCAATCATACAAAAGCAATCGGTGGAACTCCTTAGTCTAAACGAAGATGCTCATGCAGGTCCAATGAATGTTTTTGAATTTGATGGGCTTCAAATCTTAGTTCCTAGTACATTTATAAGTGATTCGTCACAAAAAGCTGTTAGTGCAACCAGTCAACAATCTATGGCAAGTAGCGAGGGTGGAGTAGGTATAGACGAAGAAGTCAAGAGCATTAACATGAGGGCTGATGAAACTATGCCACCTAGAGGTGAATTATCGGAACAGGAAAGCAATGGATGTACAGAGCAATCTGCTTGGCAG CTATATACTGGTCAAGAGTCATCGCGCATGTCAACCTCTTATGACTTGATGGCACGTGAGAGTTGGGAAGAATCCGAAGGATCAGACAATGAAATTGGTGGTCCACTTTTAGACAGCAGGTCTTTAGCTACACATTTTACATCAAGTTTATTCCTAGATCGAGATAGAAAGACCCCGACGAAACGAACATTCAAGTGTTATCATTGTCCAGAAATATTTGATTGCCCAAAAGAACGCAGAGTACATAGTACTACTACGCACAAAGAAGCTGGACCGAGTAGCAGTAGAGATCCCGTAGACGAACCTGAAGTGAAGGATATCAAGTTACTGGATGGCCGCATGAATGCGTTTGATGATATTTTTATACCAGGTATACACATGCAACAAGTCTATCATCAGCAACCACTGTTACACCAACTCCAACCGCCGCAATCGTCAGATTTAACTGCGAAAGTAGAACCTGATCAGAAAATCGAAACTCTAGTAATACCATCTAACATCGAAGTGATCTGCACTTTGTGCAACCAACAATTTAGTAGTGAAAAAGCAATGCAGTTACATCACAGAAGAGCGCATATTACAGAAACGGCGAAACGAATTCGCGAGAGTACCAAGTGCCAGATATGCCAGGAGGAATTTCCTTCCGTTCTGTTGTTCAACGGCCATTTGAAGATACACCCGTTAGAATGTAGTCAGTGTGGGAAGTATTTTTATAGGAAACAAAATTTCAAGTTACACATGAAACGACATTTAGGAATCAAACCGTTTCCATGTACCGTCTGCGACAAAGCGTTTCTAACGAAACAAAAATTGGACGAGCATACCAATGGTCACACCGGGAATGCGCCTGTTAAGTGTAACCTGTGCAATGAAACGTTTCGTAGATATTCAAATCTGACTCAGCACAAAAATAGACATCATCTaaacataaaaaagaaattgaaagATTACATATGCCACTGCGGCGAAGTTTTCCATACAAAGAAGAAATTAGCCTGGCATAAAGAGACGCACGACGAGAAACCCAAAGCGTGTACATATTGTAACGAAAGATTCATTCACATGGCCAGCCTAACCCGACACATGCGCCGAGCTCACAACAGAAGATTTGTCCCAGACGCTCAGAGGGAGAGCGAGAACGTTGAGTGTCCCATATGTAAGTGTATTTATTTGCGATCTTCCTTAGCAGTACACATGCGAGTTCATAATGGCGAGAGACCGTATGAATGTCAAGTTTGTTCTAAGGCATTTAGTACTAAGTGGAACTTACAATTGCACAAATGGACCCACGCTGCCCGTAGCACCAAACCTTTCAAGTGTAATCAGTGTAGTGCCGCATTTTATCGGCACAGCGACTATACCGCTCACATGAATTCTCATAGAAACGTGCGTCCCTACACCTGTAACTATTGCGGTGCGCAGTTCATACGAAAGTATAATTGTTTAAGGCATGTCAAAGAGCACGAAGAGAACAAAGCGTACACGTGCAATGTTTGTAACAAAACTTTTCATAGATCGTATTATCTGAAGGAACACTTGCGGGTACATTCAGGCGCCAGACCTTATACATGTCACATTTGTGGAAAGTCCAGCGGTACGAAATCCAATCACAACAAACACGTTAGGATTCATCATGCGCGGGAACCTGTAAATACTGAAAATTAA
- the LOC143349517 gene encoding BRCA1-associated protein: MSSSPILVSLCVIRVEIIDENSEESNGAMAAKMRGCREPTKINMENCTSLTEKPDLSLPSQGTSTSGSTSRANSEEATYDNSEIAGASACACDQINFISGNPFVEVTKGIIHLYKENKLTDIRHAAERTQTICILAVPATMTCHDLLRFTAPCHQDVRHFRILKDGSPNQYMALITFKSANAATEFYGSFNGTPYNSFEPDVMCHMVFVYSVEVTYNTMPLSGHTELPLCPVCLERMDESVDGILTILCNHTFHASCLAKWGDTSCPVCRYAQTPESLADSYCMECNSGESNDALWICLICGHIGCSRYHQGHAFQHYRETHHCYAMQLGNNRVWDYVGDNFVHRLLQNKDGKMVEGGPTATKIEGAAMEEKVDSVQLEFIYLLTSQLETQRQYFEERLVRLEQHSVVQTTELRDKLSQISEENAKVKEELTALSREKQNVDKRLQQVSNKLVQVQAELTEEKELRKALELNQISWQDKYKTLQSELTECQNAKQTEVADLKEQVQDLMFYLDAQKKVESSELREEIASGRILIPETSGTVKKNTRPSKSRKNR, translated from the exons ATGAGTTCCTCTCCTATTTTGGTATCTCTCTGCGTTATTCGCGTTGAGATTATTGACGAGAATTCCGAAGAATCGAATG GCGCAATGGCTGCCAAGATGAGGGGTTGCAGAGAACCGACAAAGATAAATATGGAGAATTGCACAAGTCTTACGGAGAAGCCAGACTTATCGCTTCCTTCTCAGGGAACTAGCACGTCTGGCTCTACCTCTAGAGCTAATTCCGAGGAAGCTACTTACGATAATTCAGAGATCGCCGGCGCAAGTGCGTGCGCCTGCGATCAAATAAATTTCATCTCCGGAAACCCATTTGTCGAAGTGACTAAAGGAATTATACATTTGTATAAAGAAAA caaATTGACAGACATACGTCATGCGGCAGAACGTACCCAAACTATCTGCATTCTTGCAGTCCCAGCTACGATGACCTGTCATGATCTTCTAAGGTTTACAGCGCCTTGCCATCAGGATGTTCGGCATTTCAGGATACTTAAAGACGGCAGTCCTAATCAATACATGGCATTGATTACCTTCAAATCTGcg AATGCAGCAACTGAATTTTATGGTTCTTTTAATGGGACTCCGTATAATTCCTTCGAGCCAGATGTTATGTGTCACATGGTGTTTGTGTATAGCGTGGAAGTGACATATAATACTATGCCCTTGTCCGGGCATACAGAATTACCACTTTGTCCAGTTTGTTTAGAGAGAATGGACGAGAGTGTGGATGGAATTTTAACAATTCTATGCAATCACACGTTTCATGCAAGTTGCTTGGCCAAGTGGGGAGACACTTCCTGTCCAGTTTGTAGATATGCTCAAACGCCAGAATCACTTGCAGATAGTTATTGTATGGAGTGTA ataGCGGAGAGAGCAATGATGCTTTATGGATCTGTTTAATATGTGGGCATATTGGTTGCTCGCGATATCATCAAGGGCACGCTTTCCAACATTATCGTGAGACACACCACTGTTATGCCATGCAATTAGGCAATAACAGGGTCTGGGATTATGTTGGGGATAATTTTGTTCACCGATTGTTGCAAAATAAAGATGGAAAAATGGTCGAAGGCGGACCTACAGCGACCAAGATCGAAGGTGCTGCAATGGAAGAGAAAGTAGATTCTGTACAGCTGGAGTTTATTTATCTCCTAACGTCACAATTAGAAACTCAAAGGCAGTATTTTGAGGAGAGATTGGTACGATTAGAGCAACATTCTGTTGTACAAACCACAGAACTTAGAGATAAGCTAAGTCAAATATCAGAAGAAAATGCCAAAGTTAAG GAAGAGTTAACGGCGCTAAGTCGCGAAAAGCAAAACGTTGATAAACGactgcagcaagttagtaataaATTGGTGCAAGTTCAGGCGGAATTAACCGAAGAAAAGGAACTAAGAAAGGCGTTAGAATTAAATCAAATCTCTTGGCAAGATAAGTACAAAACGCTACAGAGTGAATTGACGGAATGCCAGAACGCTAAGCAAACAGAAGTTGCAGACCTAAAGGAACAGGTTCAAGATTTAATGTTTTATCTTGACGCTCAGAAGAAGGTTGAAAGTTCGGAATTGAGGGAAGAAATTGCATCTGGTCGTATATTGATCCCAGAAACTTCCGGCACCGTTAAAAAGAATACTCGTCCTTCGAAATCTCGCAAAAACCGTTGA